CTTTTTCGGGATGTTTTTCGCATTTCAATGCGAGTAGTGCCAAAGCCTTGACGTAGGGACTAGTGTACTTGCTGAACTTGATTTTTGGGGCAGACTGTTCAGAAGTTGTAACGGAAATGATTTCCGTCACTTCACCTAAATCCTTGTTGTTGCACCAATCCATGGTTCCGGACAAATTCCACTTGGTTCCGTCTCCGCGAAGAAGTTGCAAATCTTGCAGGCGATCCTTGTATGTCCAACTGTCTTTTAATTCCTGGATTTTGGCCGTTCCCATCTGGTTTAGGATGAGATTCTTTTTGACACTCAAATCATTCCAGATTTTATTGCTGAAAATCTGGTCCGGCATCTTTCCCTTGAATTCGGAATCCTTCATGAACTTTTTCAATTCGTCTTCCTTGTTGGAAAGTTCTGCCGCCAGCATCATCTTGAGAAGATTGCTTTCTTCCAACTTGTCAAAATAGATTGGTTCAAACAGTTCCTTTTCGGGGTCGTCATCATCCTGTTCCATCATCATAAGGCTGATGCGAAATTCAAAGGGGTCTTCTAGGAATTTGCGAAGTTGGAAAAGGGATACCCGTTCCGGAATTTTGACGGTAATGTTCTTGATGTCCGTGGATTCGTCGCCACGGGTTTTGCGATTGACTCGAGCCTTTGCGTTGCCATTGTGAATCATGTCCACATAGGCTTTCTTGTTGCGAAGGCTTTTGGGAGTGAACAGTTCGGAGGTGCTGCGAGTTTCATCCAAGGAAACCTTATCACGATTCCATGTGATGCCATTCTTGTTCAGGAATTTCTGGATGTCGTTTACCACGGAAGTGGGGTAAAGTTCTGCGTCCTTTTTGATGTCTTGATCCACAAAGCTGATGTGGAAACCTTCGCTTACGCTCATGAGTTGGCAAAGGAATGCGTAACGGCGTTTTGCAATAGGTGAATCGTCGCCTGGCCAAGGACGGCTAGACTTGCGTAAGTCCAAGGTGTTCTGCTGTTTTGCTCCAGGGAAATTGATAGAGTCGCCTCCAATGAAGAACAGGTGCTTTACGGGGATGATACGGTTGGGGATAAATTTCATGAAAGTTATGCCGTTCACGAAGAGGTTGCCGCAACTATATGCAGAACCCTGAGCCGCGGTAATCAAACTCTGTTCAATAATCTTCCAGGAGATGGCGTCGATGCCGGTGTCCAGCTGGTAGCGGAGATTTTCCACAGATTCGACCACTCGCTTGAAAATGATGGTTTCACCGGCGAAGCCGTCGGATGCGCCGGTCATGGCAAGCCATGCATTGATATGGTCATTTAGCAAATCAAGGTTGTCTAATTTCCCAAGAGAACCGAATTTGATCCAGTCCTTAAGATCGTTAATGGCTTCCACAAAGTGACAAAGACTTGTATTGTTGCTGGTGGCCATGTCGGAATAGGGCTTGAGAGTCGCACCTTCGTCACCGAATTTCACAAGGTTCTTTGTCATTTTGGATAGAAGCAGGCGACGGACTCCATCTGCCCAGTCCTGTTTTTTAGAACTGCGGTCACGATAGACGTTGGTTTCCTCAATCCAGGTTTCCCAATCGTTGACTTCGTCCTCCTTGATTCCGCGGGTGTATTGTACGACGGGATTGCGCATGAGACTGAAAAATTGAGGCCTTCCGATGGTATTACTTTCCAAAATGGTGAACAAGTCCCTCAAGGCATTTTCTGTCAAGGAACTGTGTGCAGGAGAGTCTACGATGGAGAAAGGGATATGGAGGTAGCCTTCTGTATTTGTTTCCGCAGTCTTCTTATCAGGAGTCTGGTCAAAGACTGTTTTAATTGCGGTACGATAGCTATCCAGATCCGGAGAAACCACCAGAATATCGCTTACTCTGGCACCATTCTGCAACAGCTTGCAAATTTCTGAATGAAGCGACTCCATCTCACGAATTTTCGTGGGGGCTGCAGTAAGGGTAAGGCTGCGGTCGGTGTTTTCGCTGGAATCTTCTTCGTTTTTGTTTACCTCATTGGAACGATTTGTAATTGCGTATTGTAGCCTGTGCAGCAATGTGTCCTGAGGAAGGTCTTTTGCTGCGGCAATATTCCCATTACTTTCGTCAAAATCAAAGTCATAGTTGGCTGCCTGACACCAAAGTTTGATGTTGTCTCGACCGGAGCGCCCCCAGGTGCAAAGAAGGCTATTCTCTGCTTCCTCTTCTGCGAGGTTCTTGTATTCAGAAATGTCATCCGGGTCGGTTGCATTGGTGGCTTCGTCTGCAGAACCTGTTGCTCCAAGGTTCACTCCCATTCGTTCTTTGACAGAGTCCAACTTGTTGCCTGCGGAGTCATTCCACACGCCGTTTGTCGCTTTCCACTGGCGGACCATTTTGTCGCTGGCGATATCTTCCCAAAATTCCATGCAGGGATTTTGGATGTAGGCATAAACTTCGTGTTCCTCTGCGAACTTTTGAAGAATTACACGGTAGAACTGGCCCATGCCTGAAAGGCCGAAGATAAATAGGGGCTGGTCCTGGATTTTATCCAAGTGAAAGTTTGCCTTGCCGCTTTCATCAAGGCAACTGTAATAAAGGAAAGGGATAGTAAGGTATGTGACCTGGCTATCGTTTTTGCGTTCGGCTTCTTTTTGGAAGACTTTAGTTAAAAGAGAAGGCTCGTTGCTGTGTTGATGGAAAATGGCGGAATACAACATTTGTTGCCATTTTTCACGAACTGCAACATCTCCGTTTCTGCTAGAGGCGAAGAAGGGCTGAAGGTTGCCTTGCTTCCATTTGTCCAAAATGCCTTCTGCAGATTTTCCGTCGCTATTTTTTACGAACTCTCTTGGGCGGCTGGTTTCGTATTCCAAAAAGAGCATGGCAATTTTTTGGGCGAAGTCGAAAAGATGGGTTTCATCTAGCTTGGCGTTGCCTTCCTTGTCTTCGACAATCAGGTAACGTCGAACTTCGTCCCCCAATTTTTCGTAATTGTATATTCCACCATTTTCTGTTTTCAGGTAGGCGAGAATTACGTTGCAGAGCATGTCTGCGCTAAGTTTCTTTTTGCTGGTGTCGTCGCCTACGAGAATTTCCATAAGGAAACGGTCAATCATCATTGTGCTAAGACCGGCCAGTGCACCTTTTTTCTGAATCCATCGAAGCCTGAACCATTGCTCCAGTTTCGGATCGGGAAACACGACAAAGGGACTTACAAAGGGGTTCTTCCAACTGGCGGAAATGGCTTCAATCATTTCATCGGCCAAATTTTCAAGATTCAAGGCGAACTTCAGGTGCAGCATAGTGGTAATATACGATAAATTTTTGACAGTTTAGTGACAGGGCTAGAAGAGAACCTATCTTAAGGTATATCGTTTGGCTTGTGGAAATTTGTCATTTTTTTTTGACTAGTTGTTTTTAGATTTTTCCTTCTCCTTCAGCAGCTGTACCAGGTAGAATACGTTCCAGGGGACGCTTTGGAATGCTTCGGGGACGTGTGTCTCGGGGAGCTCGTAGGGTAGGTTGTATTTGATGGAGCCGAATTCTCCCTGGGTGCTTTTGTGGTGTGAGCCGCATTGGATGCAGATTCCTGCGTTGGACCTAATAGTTGAGCAGTTCGCCCAGGCAAATGTGGGCTCCCTTGTACCAGCAAAAACTGTAGCCGATGCATTGAAGCTTCAGTTCCGCAAGTTAAGGGTAAATCGGCGGTGTTATGATAAAAATAGCAAATTGCTTGTGCCAAATATTGTCGACGTTGATTTTCTTCTTTTTTACACCTCAGGAAAAAAGGAAAGTTGTCAAAAAAGAAGTACTTATATGGGGGTGTTTGACCTGTGAGAACTGCCCCCGCGTAGGTCCTTTAGTATATTTTGTTAGTCTAAAATAATGGAGTTTTATTATGGAAATCAAATGGAAGAATCCCGACGCAAAGTTTGACCGTCTTGTTTTGGCTGGCGACATCGGTGGTACCAACACCAACCTGGGTCTCGTAGGCTACAAGGATGGCAAGTTCACCCTGATTTTGGAAACTGTCTGCCCCTCCAAGGACATCGACGGTCTGGACACTCCCATCCGCGAAACCTTGAAGATTGCTGCCGAATCTCGCGCAGACTTGAAGCCTTCCCACATTTGCATCAGCGCTGCTGGTCCCGTGGCTAACAACAAGTGCGTCATGACCAACCTCCCGTGGTCTGTGGATGGCGACGCCCTCTCTGCTGCTACTGGCATCCCCACACTCGTCATTAACGACTTCATGGCTATCAGCTACGGCATCCCCACTCTGGATGTTGACGATCCGGAACAGATCCACAAGTTGATCCACACCGACGGTTCTTCTCCCAAGCCTCAGGCTGCTACCAAGGCTGTGATTGGCCCGGGTACTGGCATGGGCGTTGGCTTCCTGGCATTTGATGGCCAGAAGTACATTCCCGCTTCCTCCGAAGGCGGCCACTCTACTTTCGCTCCCTTCGACAAGGACTCTCAGGAATTCCACGATTACATGCAGCAGAAACTTGGCATGGTTCCTGGCGTAGAACCGCTGGTCTCCGGCATGGGCCTTCGTAATATGTACGAATGGTGGAAGGAAACTCGCGGCGTCCCGAACAACGAATACTTCCAGAAGATTGAAGAAACTGAACCCAATGATCGCCCGAAGTACATTAGCCGCGCAAGCGATAACGATCCGGTTGCTGCAGAAATGATGCGCCTCTTCGTGAAGATGCTGGCTCGCTTCGCTAGCGATGCCGCTACCTTGTTCCTGCCCCTCGGCGGTTTCTACCTGGCTGGCGGTACCGTGCAGAAGGACCTTCGCTGGTTGGAACGCGATAATTTGTTCATGCAGTATTTCGAAAAGAACTACAATCCGAACATCCGCCCGCTCTTGAACAAGATTCCGGTGTACATCATCAAGGATTACAGCATCAGCCTTTATGGTGCTGCAAACGCAAGCTTGAATCTGCAGAAGTAATTGCAAGTAACTGCAAATTGCTCGCAGAACATGTGCGAAAAAGCCCTCCAGTCAATGGAGGGCTTTTCCTTTACCCTTTAAATGGGTGGTTTAATTTTCTAATTTGCGCCTTATGACTTTTGAAGAACTTCCGTTAGCTCAACCGCTCCAGCGTGCAGTCCGCACTGTTGGTTATGAACAGCCTACTCCCATTCAGGAACAGTCCATCCCCAGCTTGCTGGAAGGTAAGGACTTGTTGGGTATCGCCCAGACGGGAACGGGTAAGACCGCCGCATTTGCGTTGCCTATTTTGCAGCGCCTGCTGGATTCCGGAAAGTTCCGTCAGCCGAAAACTTGCCGCGCTTTGATTTTGCTGCCCACCCGCGAATTGGCGATCCAGGTGGAAGAATGCTTCAAGATGTACGCCCAGTACACCGCCATTTCTACCGCTTGCATTTTCGGCGGCGTCAGCGATGTGAAGCAGAAGAATGTTCTGGTTCGTGGCGTTGATGTTCTGGTGGCTACTCCGGGCCGTTTACTGGATTTGATCGGCCAGCACGCCGTGACCTTGAAGAACGTGGAATTCTTTGTGCTGGATGAAGCGGACCGTATGCTTGATATGGGCTTCATTCATGACATCCGTAAGGTGGTGGGAATGTTGCCGGGCAAGCGTCAGAACTTGTTCTTCAGCGCCACCATGCCCAAGGAAATTTCTGACCTGGCTGCAACTATCTTGAATGCAGATCCGGTCCGCGTTGAGGTGGCTCCCCAGAGCACTCCCATTGAACGCATCCGTCAGGAACTGTATCGCATCGATAAGCGCCGTAAGGGTGCCTTGTTGAAGGAACTCTTGGCAGAACATGAAGAGATGACCAAGGTGCTGGTCTTTACTCGCACAAAGCATGGGGCCGACAAGATTGTCCGCGTGTTGGAAAAGGCTGGCATCAAGTGTGCCGCCATTCACGGCAACAAGAGCCAGAATCGCCGCCAGGAAGCTCTCGGCAATTTCAAGGGCGAAAAGATTCGTGTGCTGGTGGCCACCGATATCGCAGCCCGCGGTATTGATGTGGATGATGTGACCCACGTATTCAATTACGATTTGCCTAACGAGCCGGAAACTTTCGTGCATCGCATTGGACGTACCGCTCGCGCCGGCAAAGAAGGCGTTGCCATTTCCTTCTGCGCACCGGACGAAGAATCTGACTTGCGTGCCATTGAAAAGTTGACCCGCGTGAAGGTTCCTGAAGGTGACAAGGCTATTTACGAGAAGTTGCCTGAACAGCAGAAGGAAACTCCCGAAAGCGAACTGCGCAATGCCCGCGGTCGTTTGCCCCACGGAAAGAATGGTCAGAAGGGCGGTCGCGACAACCGTCAGAATGCTGGTCAGGAACGTGGGGCCGGTGAAGGCGCGCAGCCCGCAAAGTTTGATTGGCGCAAGCATCAGGCTGACAAGCGCAATGCTCGTGCTGCGGAAATGGCTCGTGAAAATATGCAGCTGGGAGAAGGCCGCGGAGAAAACCGCCCGCAGTCTCGTGAAGAACGTCGTGGCAATCGTGCAGAAAAGTTCGGCCGTCGTCCCGACCGCCGTAACGATAACCGTCAGCAGAATCCGCAGCAGAATCAAAACGGCAATCGCTCGCAGAACCAGAACGGTGCCACAGAAGGTGATAATCTGAACCGCCGCACCATTGGCAAGAACCGTCCCGGTTCCCGCGCACGCAAACGCATGCGCGAACAGGCCGCCGCCAGCGCCGCCGCACAGGCACTCCTAAGTAAAGTGAAGTAATCCTTAATTAAGCCGTTCTAGCCATCGACTCAAAAAGACGTTGTAAACGCTGTAGTGTTTGCCGTCAAGAGTCGTGGTTTCTAGAAGAAGTTCCTTGTCCAAAAGAGCTTGCAAAATTCGTCGAGAATTTGCGGGTTGACCGATATTATACTTTACGAGAAATTTTGCAGCTGTGGGCTTGGATACGGATTCTTCCTTTGCGACTGCGGTCAAAAAATTCCATTGGGCGGGCGTGACTAGGCTTCGTCTATCCATAAAGTCGGCCGCGCCTTCTCGTAAAATTTTTAAGGCGCCTTCGTAAACTTCTTCAATACCTATTTTGCGAAAGTTCATACTGAACAGAACATTGCAAAGCACTTGGGTGTAGTGGGTATGAACACGGGTCCAGTCTAGGATAAACTCAAGTGCTTCGTCAGTAAGAATGCGTTTGTCTTTTCCAAAAAGTTTTCTAATGAACTCTCCGTAAATACCGCGGTCAATTTTTTCAAGATGGATGCATCGCGTACTTTCATAAAAAGGCGATTTTTCGTAAGTAAACATTTCACTCATGATATGCTTCTGACTTCCTGAGAATATGAATCTAATGTTCGGAAGCATTTGGATATGACTCCGGAGTATGGCTTCCATATTTGGCTCAGGAAAATTGCGGATTTGTTGAAATTCGTCTATTGCGATAACAATTGGCTTTTTGAGTGAACTGAGATAATCAAATATGGACTTGAGGGTTTCCTGCTTTTCAGTCTGAGCCAGATAGGTGATGGAAATTTCAGGCGCCCCACTTAGTGCGTCAAATCTCATTATGGGACGAACACCCTTGATGGCATTGATGAATTTTTGGGTGAAACTTTCCTTTGGCGCAGAATTTATGATGGCGGTGGATAGCTTGGCAATAAAATCGTCAAGGTTGTTGCATGAATATATGTCCACGTAAAAAGAAATAATTCCGGGATGGGATTGATTCAATTCATCCAAAACTCTATAGATTAGTCCTGTTTTTCCGTACCTGCGAGGCGAAATCAATGTGACGTTGGATCCATTGAGCAGATAGTCAACAATGGTTCTGCATTCCTGTTCTCGATCACAGAACAGATCCTTTCCGCCATAAGGTTTGAGTATGAATGGATTATCCATAAAATCTCTCCAATTATATAGAATAGACTATCTATTTTGTATAGTCTAATATAGATAGTCTTATTTGTATAGTCAAGAGTTTTGTTACGAAGTTATCTATACCCTGTAAGAAGAATCATATTCAGGTTTGCCTCCGTAATATGAATTGCATTAAGGGATTTTTCTTACCCCGTAGCTAAACTTGAAACTATTTTTTTGCTAGAAAACCGTGGTGAAAATCACCACGGTTTTTATTATACATTTTATGATACAAACGCGTTTGAAAGCTCAGATTTTGTATGGAAAATTGATTCTTTAGAGAGAAGTTCATGAGTATATTTGTTTTGAAATGAAATCTATATTTGAATATGATGATTATCGTTCCTATATGAACGATTACTACTTGTGGAAAAAGCGAACTTCTGCTTTTTCATGGCGAGAATTCGCGAAAAATAGTGGATTTACATCGCCTAACTATCTGAAGGTCGTTTGTGATGGAAAGAGCGGCTTGTCTGAGCCTGGAATTGAACACGTTGCGGAGGCGATGGACCTTATAGGAGCGGAACGTGAATATTTTCGTAAGCTTGTTAGGTTTGGCCAAGCGAAGAAGGAAAATGTTAGAAATTCTGCTTATGCAGAAATGATGGAAATCGCTAAGACCCAAAAAGTTCGCATTCTAGAAGGTGAATCCATATCTTTCTATCAATCTTGGAAATATCCGATGCTTCGTGAGTTGGCTCCCATGATGCCTGGTGCGAAACCTAGCGATATGGCTAAGGTTTGTGGGGGTTCTTTTTCTGCCGAAGAAGTTCGTGATGCACTAGCCTTTTTGACGAGGGCTAAATTTTTAAAGAAGTTGGCGAAGGATGTGTATGAGCAAGAAGATCGATCTCTCCAGGTATCTGTGACCGCCTTACCCATGCTAGTTCGTTCAATGCATAAAGAAATGGCGAACTTCGCAAAAGAAGCTATTGAAAAATATCCCGTAAACGAAAGAAATTTTTCTGGCGTTACCATCGGAATCGATGAAGAAGATTACGCTAAAATTATTGAAGAGCTTGACGCCTGCCGAAAGAGAATTATTTCCATAGCGACAGCAAAGAAGGGTGGCAATCGCGTCTATCGACTGAATTTACAACTGTTTCCCTTAACTGAAAAAGTTTGAAAATAGAAACGCTCTAAAAAAGGAGTCATAACATGAAAAAGAAATTTCTACTCATAGTCGCTATGATTTTCGCTTTTGAGGCTTGTTCCGACAGTAATTCAGTCGAGGCATCTGCGGAAGCAAAAGATTCTTCTGAAAAATTGTCTGATGCAGACGTTAGTTTTATGAAAACAATGCTTGGTGAATCTGGATATAGCCAAGTTGTTTCTGATGGCGTGAATTTGGATGATGCGGTCCCGAC
This DNA window, taken from Fibrobacter sp., encodes the following:
- a CDS encoding exodeoxyribonuclease V subunit gamma encodes the protein MLHLKFALNLENLADEMIEAISASWKNPFVSPFVVFPDPKLEQWFRLRWIQKKGALAGLSTMMIDRFLMEILVGDDTSKKKLSADMLCNVILAYLKTENGGIYNYEKLGDEVRRYLIVEDKEGNAKLDETHLFDFAQKIAMLFLEYETSRPREFVKNSDGKSAEGILDKWKQGNLQPFFASSRNGDVAVREKWQQMLYSAIFHQHSNEPSLLTKVFQKEAERKNDSQVTYLTIPFLYYSCLDESGKANFHLDKIQDQPLFIFGLSGMGQFYRVILQKFAEEHEVYAYIQNPCMEFWEDIASDKMVRQWKATNGVWNDSAGNKLDSVKERMGVNLGATGSADEATNATDPDDISEYKNLAEEEAENSLLCTWGRSGRDNIKLWCQAANYDFDFDESNGNIAAAKDLPQDTLLHRLQYAITNRSNEVNKNEEDSSENTDRSLTLTAAPTKIREMESLHSEICKLLQNGARVSDILVVSPDLDSYRTAIKTVFDQTPDKKTAETNTEGYLHIPFSIVDSPAHSSLTENALRDLFTILESNTIGRPQFFSLMRNPVVQYTRGIKEDEVNDWETWIEETNVYRDRSSKKQDWADGVRRLLLSKMTKNLVKFGDEGATLKPYSDMATSNNTSLCHFVEAINDLKDWIKFGSLGKLDNLDLLNDHINAWLAMTGASDGFAGETIIFKRVVESVENLRYQLDTGIDAISWKIIEQSLITAAQGSAYSCGNLFVNGITFMKFIPNRIIPVKHLFFIGGDSINFPGAKQQNTLDLRKSSRPWPGDDSPIAKRRYAFLCQLMSVSEGFHISFVDQDIKKDAELYPTSVVNDIQKFLNKNGITWNRDKVSLDETRSTSELFTPKSLRNKKAYVDMIHNGNAKARVNRKTRGDESTDIKNITVKIPERVSLFQLRKFLEDPFEFRISLMMMEQDDDDPEKELFEPIYFDKLEESNLLKMMLAAELSNKEDELKKFMKDSEFKGKMPDQIFSNKIWNDLSVKKNLILNQMGTAKIQELKDSWTYKDRLQDLQLLRGDGTKWNLSGTMDWCNNKDLGEVTEIISVTTSEQSAPKIKFSKYTSPYVKALALLALKCEKHPEKADAEQTIGISIYSCDPMMGGPATTSVTMTPSNAKAMLETIYSEAFGCEASQKMPYSKAAPADLLNEIDESDDIYSYRSKLLDGPWAYFGKKALFDPAKDVGFDGDNFQEQWAAATAKMKSLMKIKAYEKPAKATKKKEA
- a CDS encoding glucokinase; its protein translation is MEIKWKNPDAKFDRLVLAGDIGGTNTNLGLVGYKDGKFTLILETVCPSKDIDGLDTPIRETLKIAAESRADLKPSHICISAAGPVANNKCVMTNLPWSVDGDALSAATGIPTLVINDFMAISYGIPTLDVDDPEQIHKLIHTDGSSPKPQAATKAVIGPGTGMGVGFLAFDGQKYIPASSEGGHSTFAPFDKDSQEFHDYMQQKLGMVPGVEPLVSGMGLRNMYEWWKETRGVPNNEYFQKIEETEPNDRPKYISRASDNDPVAAEMMRLFVKMLARFASDAATLFLPLGGFYLAGGTVQKDLRWLERDNLFMQYFEKNYNPNIRPLLNKIPVYIIKDYSISLYGAANASLNLQK
- a CDS encoding DEAD/DEAH box helicase, whose product is MTFEELPLAQPLQRAVRTVGYEQPTPIQEQSIPSLLEGKDLLGIAQTGTGKTAAFALPILQRLLDSGKFRQPKTCRALILLPTRELAIQVEECFKMYAQYTAISTACIFGGVSDVKQKNVLVRGVDVLVATPGRLLDLIGQHAVTLKNVEFFVLDEADRMLDMGFIHDIRKVVGMLPGKRQNLFFSATMPKEISDLAATILNADPVRVEVAPQSTPIERIRQELYRIDKRRKGALLKELLAEHEEMTKVLVFTRTKHGADKIVRVLEKAGIKCAAIHGNKSQNRRQEALGNFKGEKIRVLVATDIAARGIDVDDVTHVFNYDLPNEPETFVHRIGRTARAGKEGVAISFCAPDEESDLRAIEKLTRVKVPEGDKAIYEKLPEQQKETPESELRNARGRLPHGKNGQKGGRDNRQNAGQERGAGEGAQPAKFDWRKHQADKRNARAAEMARENMQLGEGRGENRPQSREERRGNRAEKFGRRPDRRNDNRQQNPQQNQNGNRSQNQNGATEGDNLNRRTIGKNRPGSRARKRMREQAAASAAAQALLSKVK
- a CDS encoding KAP family NTPase, producing MDNPFILKPYGGKDLFCDREQECRTIVDYLLNGSNVTLISPRRYGKTGLIYRVLDELNQSHPGIISFYVDIYSCNNLDDFIAKLSTAIINSAPKESFTQKFINAIKGVRPIMRFDALSGAPEISITYLAQTEKQETLKSIFDYLSSLKKPIVIAIDEFQQIRNFPEPNMEAILRSHIQMLPNIRFIFSGSQKHIMSEMFTYEKSPFYESTRCIHLEKIDRGIYGEFIRKLFGKDKRILTDEALEFILDWTRVHTHYTQVLCNVLFSMNFRKIGIEEVYEGALKILREGAADFMDRRSLVTPAQWNFLTAVAKEESVSKPTAAKFLVKYNIGQPANSRRILQALLDKELLLETTTLDGKHYSVYNVFLSRWLERLN
- a CDS encoding TIGR02147 family protein: MKSIFEYDDYRSYMNDYYLWKKRTSAFSWREFAKNSGFTSPNYLKVVCDGKSGLSEPGIEHVAEAMDLIGAEREYFRKLVRFGQAKKENVRNSAYAEMMEIAKTQKVRILEGESISFYQSWKYPMLRELAPMMPGAKPSDMAKVCGGSFSAEEVRDALAFLTRAKFLKKLAKDVYEQEDRSLQVSVTALPMLVRSMHKEMANFAKEAIEKYPVNERNFSGVTIGIDEEDYAKIIEELDACRKRIISIATAKKGGNRVYRLNLQLFPLTEKV